A window of Passer domesticus isolate bPasDom1 chromosome 18, bPasDom1.hap1, whole genome shotgun sequence contains these coding sequences:
- the DOLK gene encoding dolichol kinase yields MPCRAVLVEALLVLGAALWVHAAAWDRFSWCALALALQAWCGQRHWDRLLQRGGAVFQFRGAANSGLLPASMVMPLLGVVMRERCRAAGIVYFERLGVVVASTGMLLALFLSVLAAGITKPVPTNACVLTGVAGSIIIYTMKHSLTVSEVIEVLEVLLIFVYLSMILLYLLPRCFTPGEALLVLGGVSFVLNQLIKRSLNVIEGRGDPIDFFLLVAVVGVVLLGLFFTVLFTFMDSGTWISSMFFHMMTAVLGLGVIMPWLYRLIQRNPLLWLLQFLFQTQTRIYLLVYWTFLAASACGVVFYQNAKRSSESKKHQASTVTRKYFHFIVVATYVPGLIYDRQLLYVAAVLCLAVFIFLEYVRYFRIKPFGQTLRHLLSLFLDERDSGPLILTHIYLLLGMSLPVWLFPRPCAPKGTLPGAGALAPYSGVLAVGVGDTIASVFGSTLGEIKWPGTKKTFEGTMSAIFAQIIAVALILIFDSSVNLNSSYAWILASVSLVSLLEAYTTQIDNLLLPLYLQIMLMA; encoded by the coding sequence ATGCCCTGCCGGGCCGTGCTGGTGGAGGCGCTGCTGGTGCTGGGCGCGGCGCTGTGGGTGCACGCCGCGGCCTGGGACCGCTTCTCGTGGTGCgcgctggcgctggcgctgcagGCCTGGTGCGGGCAGCGCCACTGGGACCGGCTGCTgcagcgcggcggggccgtCTTCCAGTTCCGGGGCGCTGCCAACAGCGGGCTGCTGCCCGCCAGCATGGTCATGCCCCTGCTGGGGGTGGTGATGAGGGAGAGGTGCAGGGCCGCCGGCATCGTCTACTTCGAGCGCCTCGGCGTCGTGGTGGCTTCCACGGGGATGCTGCTGGCGCTCTTCCTGTCCGTCCTGGCGGCTGGCATCACCAAACCCGTGCCCACCAACGCGTGCGTCCTGACTGGGGTTGCTGGCAGCATAATTATCTACACCATGAAGCACTCCTTGACTGTCTCGGAGGTGATAGAGGTTCTGGAAGTGCTGCTCATTTTCGTCTACCTCAGCATGATCTTGCTGTACCTGTTGCCTCGGTGTTTTACTCCCGGGGAAGCGCTGCTGGTTCTTGGAGGTGTCAGTTTTGTTCTCAATCAGCTCATTAAGCGCTCGCTGAATGTAATCGAGGGCAGAGGGGACCCCATTGACTTCTTCCTCCTGGTAGCAGTTGTCGGAGTTGTTCTCCTTGGTCTTTTTTTCACCGTGCTCTTCACATTCATGGATTCGGGCACGTGGATCTCCTCCATGTTTTTCCACATGATGACAGCAGTGTTAGGCTTAGGGGTCATCATGCCTTGGCTGTACCGACTGATCCAGAGGAACCCTttgctctggctgctccagtTTCTGTTTCAGACGCAGACAAGAATTTACCTCCTCGTGTATTGGACTTTCTTGGCTGCCTCAGCATGCGGGGTGGTTTTCTACCAGAATGCTAAGAGATCATCTGAATCTAAAAAGCACCAGGCCTCGACTGTAACCAGGAAATATTTCCACTTCATTGTTGTGGCTACTTATGTTCCTGGACTCATTTATGACCGCCAGCTCCTCTACgttgctgcagtgctgtgtctggcagTGTTTATCTTCCTAGAGTACGTTCGCTACTTCAGGATCAAACCTTTTGGACAAACCCTGAGGCATTTGCTCTCTCTCTTCTTGGATGAAAGAGACAGTGGACCTCTAATCTTGACTCATATTTACCTCCTCCTTGGCATGTCCCTCCCAGTGTGGTTGTTTCCCAGACCTTGTGCTCCTAAAGGCACCTTGCCCGGGGCAGGAGCCCTGGCCCCCTACTCTGGGGTGTTGGCAGTAGGGGTGGGAGACAccattgcctctgtttttggCAGTACACTGGGGGAAATAAAGTGGCCAGGAACAAAGAAGACCTTTGAAGGGACAATGTCAGCTATTTTTGCCCAGATCATTGCTGTGGCTCTCATTCTGATCTTTGACAGCAGTGTGAATCTGAACTCCAGCTATGCCTGGATTCTGGCATctgtgagtttggtttctcttttGGAAGCTTACACTACTCAAATTGATAATCTGCTGTTGCCTCTCTACCTCCAGATCATGCTCATGGCATAG